The following proteins are encoded in a genomic region of Blastopirellula marina:
- the hemP gene encoding hemin uptake protein HemP: MNTSHDHPQASTSSSQAAEENCAAPLHKRTIASEEILAGEKEIWIQHGDSIYRLCETKSGKLILQK; this comes from the coding sequence ATGAATACCTCTCACGACCATCCTCAAGCCTCGACATCGTCGTCCCAGGCCGCCGAGGAGAATTGTGCGGCACCGCTTCACAAACGAACCATCGCCTCCGAAGAAATCTTGGCAGGCGAGAAAGAAATCTGGATCCAGCACGGCGATTCGATCTATCGACTGTGCGAGACCAAGTCGGGCAAGCTCATTCTACAAAAGTAG